One window of the Thermomicrobiales bacterium genome contains the following:
- a CDS encoding cyclic-di-AMP receptor: MKLIFAIVQDEDVDNLTDALIADGFRVTRIGSTGSFLRMGNSSLMTGVEDHQVPQVNAIIRRVCRRRKQMAVPYSPALEPGLLYMPENFEVEVGGAVVFVHNVERFERLMPA; this comes from the coding sequence ATGAAGCTGATCTTCGCGATCGTCCAGGACGAGGATGTTGACAACCTGACCGATGCTCTGATCGCCGACGGCTTCCGGGTCACGCGGATCGGCAGCACTGGCTCGTTCCTGCGCATGGGCAACAGCTCGCTGATGACCGGCGTCGAGGACCACCAGGTGCCGCAGGTCAACGCGATCATCCGGCGCGTCTGCCGGCGGCGCAAGCAGATGGCCGTCCCCTACTCGCCGGCGCTGGAGCCGGGCCTGCTTTACATGCCCGAGAACTTCGAGGTCGAGGTCGGCGGCGCGGTCGTCTTCGTCCACAACGTCGAGCGCTTCGAGCGGTTGATGCCGGCCTGA